In Achromobacter xylosoxidans A8, a single window of DNA contains:
- a CDS encoding amino acid ABC transporter substrate-binding protein, whose translation MSRRLLLALPVLALALHSAASAAAPAPDILLGASVQLTGPVANTGRYYRDAYQMAVDQINAAGGVKIGGATHKLALKIYDNQSDVNLSVRQYTQLVTQDKANLLLGPFASNFALADSAVSEKYKVPMVQGGGASDQIFSRKFKYIFGTLAPASNYFGSTVEMLKALKPAPASVALLYADDAFDVSVAQGTRPLLKAAGLPVAMDERYSTNATDFNSLLSQIKSKNVDAVLVAGHETEILNFVRQAKSLAVAPKMYSFTVGVPSEDFRKALGRDADYAFGMTAWLPSAALKDRWFGDAEQFARVYKAKYGYDPDYHAASGVADVEALVYAMESAGSAKPQQVRDALAKIKFDSLYGPVAFNAQGQIDLPQVVIQVQGDQLAAVYGAKGFITQPKYPMPAWNAR comes from the coding sequence ATGTCTCGGAGACTATTGCTCGCCCTGCCCGTCCTGGCGCTGGCCCTGCACAGCGCCGCCTCGGCAGCGGCACCGGCGCCCGATATCCTGCTGGGCGCTTCCGTTCAACTGACTGGCCCCGTCGCCAATACCGGTCGCTACTACCGCGACGCCTACCAGATGGCGGTGGACCAGATCAATGCCGCAGGCGGCGTCAAGATCGGCGGCGCCACCCACAAGCTGGCGCTGAAGATCTACGACAACCAGTCCGACGTCAATCTGAGCGTGCGGCAGTACACGCAACTGGTGACGCAGGACAAGGCCAATCTGCTGCTGGGCCCTTTCGCCAGCAATTTCGCGCTGGCCGATTCGGCGGTTTCGGAAAAGTACAAAGTGCCCATGGTCCAGGGCGGCGGCGCCTCGGACCAGATCTTCTCGCGCAAATTCAAGTACATCTTCGGCACCTTGGCGCCGGCCAGCAACTACTTCGGCAGCACCGTGGAAATGCTGAAGGCGCTCAAGCCCGCGCCCGCCAGCGTGGCGCTGCTGTATGCGGATGACGCTTTCGATGTCTCGGTGGCCCAGGGTACCCGTCCACTGCTGAAGGCGGCGGGACTGCCCGTGGCGATGGACGAGCGCTACAGCACCAACGCCACCGACTTCAACTCGCTGCTGTCGCAGATCAAGAGCAAGAACGTGGACGCGGTGCTGGTGGCGGGACACGAGACCGAGATCCTGAACTTCGTGCGCCAGGCCAAGAGCCTGGCCGTCGCGCCCAAGATGTATTCCTTCACCGTCGGCGTGCCGTCGGAGGATTTCCGCAAGGCGCTGGGGCGCGACGCGGACTACGCTTTCGGCATGACCGCCTGGCTGCCCTCGGCAGCACTGAAGGACCGCTGGTTCGGCGATGCCGAGCAATTCGCCCGCGTCTACAAGGCCAAGTACGGCTATGACCCGGACTACCACGCGGCCTCCGGCGTGGCCGACGTCGAAGCGCTGGTCTATGCCATGGAAAGCGCCGGCAGCGCCAAGCCGCAGCAAGTGCGCGATGCCCTGGCCAAGATCAAGTTCGACAGCTTGTACGGCCCCGTCGCTTTCAACGCGCAGGGGCAGATCGACCTGCCTCAGGTGGTGATCCAGGTGCAAGGTGATCAGTTGGCCGCGGTCTACGGCGCCAAGGGCTTCATCACGCAGCCCAAGTACCCGATGCCGGCCTGGAACGCGCGCTAG